A region from the Rhodamnia argentea isolate NSW1041297 chromosome 7, ASM2092103v1, whole genome shotgun sequence genome encodes:
- the LOC115752460 gene encoding zinc transporter 8-like: MRLLCLLALIPLVAADCTCDRDSNDENKSEALKYKLAAIVSILVAGAIGVCLPILGKTIPALHPERSIFFIVKAFAAGVILSTGFIHVLPDAFDNLTSPCLSETPWGDFPFAGFVAMLAALGTLMVDTLATSYYKKLHAHTAESDKSVEDEEKAGENQGHVRVHTHASHGHSHGAISMASDSELLRHRVISQVLELGIVVHSVIIGISLGASKSPKTIRPLVAALSFHQFFEGMGLGGCITQAKFKTRAVVIMALFFSLTTPVGIAIGLGVTEKYDDNSPNALIVEGIFNAASAGILIYMALVDLLAADFMSPKLQNNGRLLLGTNVALLLGAGFMSLVAKWA; the protein is encoded by the exons ATGCGGCTCTTGTGCCTGCTCGCGTTGATCCCGCTCGTTGCGGCGGACTGCACGTGCGACAGAGATAGCAACGACGAAAACAAAAGCGAGGCCCTCAAGTACAAGCTAGCGGCCATCGTGTCCATCCTCGTGGCGGGCGCGATCGGGGTGTGCCTTCCGATCCTGGGGAAGACGATCCCGGCTTTGCACCCGGAGAGAAGCATCTTTTTCATCGTCAAGGCCTTTGCAGCCGGGGTGATACTGTCCACCGGGTTCATACACGTCCTCCCGGATGCCTTTGACAATTTGACCTCGCCGTGCCTGAGCGAGACCCCGTGGGGAGATTTCCCGTTCGCGGGGTTCGTGGCCATGCTGGCCGCCCTTGGGACATTGATGGTGGACACTCTGGCCACTTCTTACTATAAGAAGTTGCATGCCCACACGGCCGAATCGGACAAAAGCGTCGAAGATGAAGAGAAGGCTGGAGAAAACCAAGGTCATGTACGTGTGCACACGCATGCATCTCATGGCCACTCTCATGGTGCGATATCGATGGCCTCGGACTCGGAGCTCCTGCGGCATAGAGTGATATCTCAG GTGCTAGAATTGGGGATTGTGGTGCACTCGGTGATCATAGGGATTTCACTGGGGGCTTCAAAGAGTCCAAAGACGATAAGGCCTCTTGTTGCTGCCTTGTCCTTTCACCAATTCTTTGAAGGCATGGGTCTTGGTGGATGCATCACTCag GCCAAGTTCAAGACTCGGGCAGTCGTAATCATGGCACTGTTTTTCTCCCTCACAACCCCAGTTGGGATTGCTATAGGGTTGGGAGTCACCGAAAAGTATGATGACAACAGCCCAAACGCACTCATTGTGGAGGGCATCTTCAATGCTGCATCTGCAGGGATTCTGATCTACATGGCCCTGGTCGACCTTCTTGCTGCAGATTTCATGAGCCCTAAGTTGCAGAACAACGGGAGGCTCCTGCTCGGGACCAACGTAGCCCTGCTTCTCGGTGCTGGTTTCATGTCTCTCGTGGCCAAATGGGCTTGA
- the LOC115752533 gene encoding VQ motif-containing protein 22 — protein sequence MFLAMSKTMSNSPNEWMQFYQQDFLSQVAPSGRAAASEAISSDRSRSDGAAGASASATAAIPVAAPGHAATLSNLGPSSHLSPEGGVAKPARRRSRASRRTPTTVMNTDTTNFRALVQQFTGGPSAPFGSGPGPGMLSFNFGLGGPGQAGVSRPGGMGPSGFHVQYQVQQQQPHHQQQLYQQHQNQQYMLSLNTNSPDDISLQHQRLASSRSSGGAASDGFGMEGVPPHQVSSRPPSTSSEDNNRSNNYIF from the coding sequence ATGTTCTTGGCAATGAGCAAAACCATGTCCAACAGCCCCAATGAATGGATGCAATTCTACCAGCAAGACTTCCTGTCCCAGGTCGCGCCTTCCGGCCGCGCAGCCGCCTCGGAAGCCATCTCCAGCGACCGGTCGCGGTCAGATGGCGCCGCGGGGGCCTCCGCCTCTGCCACGGCCGCCATCCCCGTCGCTGCCCCAGGCCACGCTGCCACGCTCAGCAACTTGGGCCCTTCCAGCCACCTGAGCCCAGAGGGGGGCGTCGCGAAGCCCGCCCGGAGGCGGTCCAGGGCGTCGCGGCGGACCCCAACCACCGTGATGAACACCGACACCACCAACTTCAGGGCTTTGGTGCAGCAGTTCACCGGCGGCCCCAGCGCGCCCTTCGGCTCTGGGCCCGGCCCCGGCATGCTGAGCTTCAACTTCGGGCTTGGGGGGCCGGGGCAGGCTGGCGTCAGCCGGCCGGGGGGGATGGGGCCGTCGGGGTTTCACGTGCAGTATCAAGTGCAACAGCAGCAGCCTCATCATCAACAGCAATTATACCAGCAACATCAAAACCAGCAGTACATGCTCTCTCTAAACACCAACAGCCCCGACGACATCTCCCTGCAACATCAGAGGCTCGCGAGCTCGAGATCGTCAGGAGGAGCTGCCTCCGACGGGTTTGGCATGGAGGGCGTCCCTCCGCACCAGGTCTCTTCGAGACCTCCTTCTACCTCCTCCGAGGACAACAACCGGAGCAACAACTACATCTTCTGA